A window of Phragmites australis chromosome 15, lpPhrAust1.1, whole genome shotgun sequence genomic DNA:
TACTTGCATAAAGTAGTAGTCAAAGGTGCACCTTGAAGACCGCGAAAAATCAACAActgcaaacaaaaaagaacagagggagtaatagatttatttttatttgttaccTTGGTTGATGGGGCGTGTGcttgttttatttattttctgtttAATCAGGGTTCTGATGTTTTTTTCTCTGTAGTCTGTACAGCTTTAGATGTTCTGGGAGAGACCTTGTGCCTTGCATCCGAATGATAACAAGGATGATGTATAGATATtcaaacaagaaagaaaatgatATACCACCTATTTGTTCTGCTATGCTGTGATACATTACGTTAGCAACATAAGTTTTCATTAAATAATCTTGTCACAAGTTTCTCAAGTTCATTCGTTAGGAAGCAATAAACAAGGTTGACATGCTAAAGCATACATGACATTATCTCATACATGAAGATGTTAACATCATACATGAAGATGTTAACATCCATGTACTGCCTGGAAGCattataagtttttttttcatttttcaagtTGTGTGCTTTGCATAACTAGAGCACTagacatattaaacttttctgaGCCAGTTTCTGTTTGGAGTTGTCCCATTACTCCCATTAATTCACTTCTATGTCACCGATGCAGGGCTGAAGGCTTTATGGAAGCATAATGTTTATGGAATAACACCAACCATTGGTTCTGCTCATTATCTACTGGTATTCATTTATATTAACTCTTATCACTTTCCAAGTTTCTTGGTTATGATTCCCTCCTTTTGCAGCAACATGCTAAAGAGCACAATGATACTAAACTAATGGAAAGCATAATGCAAGTCCTTAGGAGAAATTCCTTGCCATTGCAACCAGGCACTGCTGATATAGTTTTCAGGTAtattattattgcttttcaaTAATGTTTGCATGCCATTGTTTTCATACTATAGTACGCTGAACACCAAAACCTGGCCAGTTAGATAAATGCGAAAAATTATAATTAGGTACTAGAGATATTAAATTGGTTCCTGTGTTTGTGTCATATCAGTCCTGTATATTTGTGTTATAGTTCTGAGTCACTTTgtccttgttttctttttaaaaaataactcaACGAAATGTTATCTTAGTAGACTATTAACTAATAAATAGGTATTAGTTTCTTTGACATGATGAAGAAGGCAAGAACTGACTTTCATAATCAATTCTTCGTGGAGATTTTCATCATCACAGCTTGGGAAATTTGGAAACAAAGAAATAACTGCATCTTTCAAAGACAGCCACATTCCTTTTTTCTTGGAAGGACAGTTTATTTACAATGTAAATTTGCATGTACATAGGATGAGGCATCCCCTTAGTCTTGACACTGCATCGTGGCTCTCTAGACGGTTGTAAACTCCTTTGTTATATAGTGctttcttttccctttctttAATATATTTACCACAGCAGGGGACTCCCTTGCTGTAATTCCCCTAAAAAAGGGTATTAGCTAGGAGTCCTATTGAATGACCAGACTGAGGCATATCTAATCATGCGAATTGTATAGAAATGGTAGCCTAGAAAGCTTGTTACTATTGATCTCTATTCCAGGTTTCCTGGTTCATTCTTTTGCTTTCAAGATTCCATGCTCCTTTCGATATTAATTTCATGGATTTATATTGTCTTATGCAGCATCTGCTATAACGCTGATAGATGGGATTTACTCTCAAAATACGCTGAAAGATTTGTTAATGCTGGCGTCAAGCTGCATCGTACTGCATTTGACATTTGGATGGAATTTGCTGCCAAAGTTGGTAAGCAGTTTGATTATTCATTGACATTTGCATGGCTCAGTTCTGAGGAAGTCACCTTACCTGCATGATAAGATCCAGGGGGCATTGCTGTTATCAAAGATCTTTATGAAATAGTCATTTTCTATTGCTTGCTAGTCAAATCTAAGTTTCCATAAACCTTTTTAGAGTTATGACATTCCTGATATATACAGTTCTGCTTCTGCAGGAGACTCTCAAGCTATTTGGAATATAAATAGTCTAAGAGGCAAGTCTGTCAAATACTATACTCTTGCAACAGGTTTTGCATGCGCAAAGGTAATTGTTCCTACAATGGACATTATTAAACGGAAGTGGTAAACTATAGTATTGCTCTTTCtagttttttattatatttttttgctGCGAAGTTGAACTGTTTGATTTACTTCTGTGCTTTTCGACCTATCATGTTAAGTAGCAATAGTGCACTATGTAGTATTTAATGTAGCATATCACATTGCTACGTCATGATCCACGGGTCTGTGTTATCACTTTTACCCATTTGTTGAGCGTAACTACATAGGTGGAGTTGATCCATTGCTTCGTTGAGCATAATTACATAGGAGCAACTTCATGTTTCTGATCTCATATTCATTATGAATTGTTTTGTTGCAGGGTTTTCTGGTTGAACACAAGCCGGAATGTGCCGCTGCCATTATTAAACTCCTTAACAAGGTTGGGTACACAATGCTAATTGCCATCAGacttttattagtaaaatatggGGAATTGCTTCATTCCAACAGCATAATACCAACTCATGCTATTTTTTGGCATTTTGAATCCGAACATATTCTTGACAAACTCCACTGAATCTTTATGCCAAAATAGTGAGtagttagcctttcattttgcATATAAAATCCTTGAAAAGACGTGTTCACCAGATGAAAATTTATGGTTGCATGTAGCATTTGCCTGATCAGAAGAAACCATTTGTCAAGGATGAACTCCAGAAGTTGATTGCTGAATGGCCTACAGAGGTGATAAGAAGGCAGAAGAAAGATGATAGGAAGGTGAGATAAATGATTTTTGGTTCAATTTTGCCACATTCAGGAATATGGTAGTTTTTTGGCACCCTGCAGAATTATTTTCTCCCACTGACATTACACTTCGGAAGCAAATTAACTAGAAGTAGTATTCCGTTACAATGAGGTACTTTTACTGTTTTCGTAACTGTTGAACGCTGTATACATTCTTGGGGTCTGTTATATGTACTCGTCTAATATCAAAACATCTCTACATTTATCAGGCGATGGAGGAAGCTTTGATCAAGGACATCCCAACAATGGTCAATTGCCTGACAAAGTCAGGCCTCGATATTCCTGTGGATTTGGACAAGCTTACCCCTCAGCTCCAAGCAGCTTAGTAAAGAAGATGCACGGCTTGCCGGACGATGTAACAGCCGAAATACCTGATACCCGAGGAACGGCTTTTTGGCAAACCAAGATCAGCGCCCAACCATTTTGATCCGATATGTTTAACTTGGCACGGGTAGAGCTAGCCTCTCCGATAATAACATGTGTATGCCGGCGCGCGCCACACGGCGCGCTCTATTGTGATAGCGACTTATGACCTTGATTCCTTTGTTGAATCAACGGTTcaaagcttttttattttttggctgGAAACCTGCAGTTAACTCATTCATCAACTCTTGTCATGTGCCCAGATGGCTTCTCCTGAGAAAGTCATCCTCTCGTGGCCTTTGTACTGCAAACAACCTGATGGTACTTGCTGCCAATACTGTTGATAGTAGTAGTCCATCTTCTCATTGTTGATCGTCACCGTGAATGCCAGGCATGAAAAGAAAACGTCTGGACACTGATTGTCGGAATCATGAGCAGACGTCGGGGCAGACGAACGGGAAGCGCCGAGTAGGCTGCCGTCCCTCTCTTAAAGCAACGCGCACAGCCTGGTCAGGCCTTCACGATCCTCTGCACGGAGACCGGCAAGCGCGCATCGCACCGAGTTCTGGCCCGCGATCCGCTTCAGAGAATCAGGGGTCCGGTAAGTTCATCAGTTTCCAGCTTCACTTTCTTAAAAACCATTTATAAGGGCCTGGTTAGCATAGTTGTAAGAGCAGTTTTTCAAGTGAAATCAGAGTAGTTCTGTTAAATAGTAGTTTtcagttttttatttataaaattgaaTCCGTATAagtaattctctaaaataaactaaatactcagcgttgaaaaaaaaacttctttgATTCACTTTctttataaaatttatcttaatgaatcataaaaaattatttttaaccatAAAATCACTTTATTTAGATAATCactctcttaaaaaaattagataaaaaaactCTATCAGACTCTAAATATCCGACCATATCACTAAATCCCATACTCCCATGCATATATAGAAACGCCCAAGTCGTTGTCAGTGACAAGCAGCGCCCACACTTGCGTCGTGCAGGTAGGCCTCACCCATCAGAGTTTGGTCACGACTTTTATAATCTAAGTTGACTTACGTACTAATTACTTGTAACTCAACCTAGCGCCGCCTTAATCCCTGGACCGACGTACTACCTTTCTTGGTGGGAGCTTAAAGCCACCGCACTCGCTTAATTAGCCAAATAAGCATCATTTTAAATATCAACACGGACACACCATCTTCAAACACAtctttaactactatttttttttataaaatataataaaattatactattatgaaactattttttaagacaaatctattcatatgatttttaaatatacaaactcaatacataaaggCACGTTGAAAAATATTAACCGTACATAACTCAAAACGATACATCCtcgatcatcatcatcaactaaaaaaataataatcaaaccCGATCGGTTCAAGCACTTGTTCCCTTCTTCCTCGATCGTTCTCCAATCCAAGCTGCCATCTTCTCTCGATTCAAGAGGGTTGCAGATTCGTCACGGGAACAGAGAAGATCGAGACCGATCGATCAAGGCGAACCGAACCGCGACCGTACGTTCCATACTGATGTATAATTGGTTCTCCGTTGCTGCTTCGATCGACGATCGTGGCGGCGGAACCGAAAGGACGAGTTGAAGCAGATTATTGAACCTAATCAACTTCACCGGCTGCTAATGCCCAatagttttttaataaaatttaacCGTAAACGAAAATCGTTTAATTCGGTGTGGTGGTGTTGTTTGATCGAGGGGATCGATCCCTTCTCTCGATGCATATATGCATCAGTTTCCCTTTTTGATTGAGTTTCCTTTTCTTCGGGAGCCATATGAACAATCAATTCGAGATGATAGGCTGTAGCTAGATGTAATCGTGCGTTTTTGCTAGTAATTGTCATTCACAACTTTGCGCTTTTGATTCAGCGTGTAATTAACACGAGCAAAATTGGATCGTCTGCATGTAACGGTGATCAGGGTTTAAGACTTGTTATGATCTCTGCGCAACTCCGATGGTAGTGGCATTGATCTTTACGACAATGGTGATGATAATGCAGGTAAAGATTCTCAAGAACGCAGAGTGATAGTCGCAGAATGAGGAGCACAGGCCTTCGTCTTGCTGTGATCTTGGTGATGTTGTGCTGCGCAACGAATGCCTTCTCCTGGAGCCTCTTCTCCTCGGCGTCCAAGAAGACGAGCCACGGGGGCGCGGCGACGCCGCAGCTGGGCGGCGCCACCGTCGCCGACTTCTCTATCGAAGGCGCCAAGGAGGACCCGAGGGGCGCGAGGCTGCTGGAGAACGCGCGGCTCCGGATCGCTGGGCCGGCCACCTGCTGGAGCGAGGCGTACGGGCGCCTGTTCGCCAGCTGCGCCGACATCATGGCGGACAAGGAGCGGCAGTCCAGGCTCGCGTGGCACCTCAGCGGCTGCTTCCAGGAGGACTCCGgccggccgccgctgccgccctgCGACGAGCGCTCCGCCATGGTGCACTGCCGCAAGCGGCTCACCGACTCCGAGGGCAAGGTCTTCCTCGAGTTCTTCCTCGAGACCAACACCCTCTGCCACCAACTGCAGTAAGCCTCAGCCACTTAATATCTTCTCATCCTTCTCCTTTTTTGTCATTCTGTTCTTGAATTTCTTTTACTCTGATTAGCATGTCAATGTCCATGCCATCGTATCGCCAGTTCTTGATGATTTGTTCGTGCAGGGCTGAGGCGTTCAAGCACAGCACGGAGAGGCTCGTGAACGACCTGTCGAGGTCGTCCAAGTCCGCGCATGAGAAGCTTGAGGTGATCGAGAAGAGGTCAGACCATCTCTTGCAAGAATCCGAGAACATCCGCGGCTCGCTGTCGTCGATCACCGCGCAGACCGACCACCTCACCGCGGCATCCAAGGCCGTCAGAGCCCAGATCGGCGACGTGCTGGAGTGCTCAAGGGCCATCTCCGAACAGTCCAAGGAGATCGCAGGCGCCCAGGCGGAGCTCAAGGCCGGCCAGGCCGAGATGAGGGGCGCGGTGGAGGCTGGCATGGCGCGGGTGGTGGAGTCCTACCGGAGCCTCGGCTCAGGGATGGACAAGCTCAGGGAGGACGCCGTGGGCGTCGAGAGGGGGATCAGGGCCGTCGGCGACGCCATGTCGTCAAAGATGGACGGCCTGCAGCGCACCGCCGACGACATAGGGAGCGTGGCGGGCAGGTCGCTGGAGAATCAGATGCAGCTCCTGGATGGTCAGGCGAAGGCGATGCGAGGGCTGAATGATCTCTACAGCTTGCAGGCACAAGCACTTGAAGAAAGCAGGTGATGTTGTGCATTCCTGTCCAAGTATACTGTGAATTTCCTAAGCAGATTAAGCTCTTCGGTGAACTGGTTGGTACATACAACTCAATACTTTTGAGCGTCACTATAGCTGGTTTATTATTTAATGTTGAGCTAATCCTGTCACATGCATGGTAGTGAATTAGCAATAAAGCCTAGTATTAATTCCTTTGATTAGAGATATAATGTACTGCATGACCGTTTTCATTTGCATGTGCATTTCGATTATTTTCTGCATTAGGCTGGGTTAAGTAGGCGCTTAATTTCTGTTACCATTTGTAATTAGCTTTTTAAGAGTCCATGTATTGCATTTTACTTCTAGCAATATAAAATCAGAAAATGCTGCAAGCAGTTGAGAGCAACACAAAAAATTCCTACGTGTTCTCATGTGTGTTTTACTAGTGTTTGTGTGTTCGGCTCGGGATTTCCAACATTTAACATGGAAGTAGGATG
This region includes:
- the LOC133892319 gene encoding uncharacterized protein LOC133892319 codes for the protein MLPAAARARRLLASPATSGIPGVLSGPRLGCASGALLHRLDGVPASPSSPHHARDFSSCFVSQSPGKVLLPTMTSQWRSEKSVHYHMATAHFSTESSDIDHPTEAVEELYQKMLKSVEAETMPPNAWLWSMISSCSNKEDIKLLSQILQKLRVFRLSNLRISANFNDHLCMKVTEACARVGALDYGLKALWKHNVYGITPTIGSAHYLLQHAKEHNDTKLMESIMQVLRRNSLPLQPGTADIVFSICYNADRWDLLSKYAERFVNAGVKLHRTAFDIWMEFAAKVGDSQAIWNINSLRGKSVKYYTLATGFACAKGFLVEHKPECAAAIIKLLNKHLPDQKKPFVKDELQKLIAEWPTEVIRRQKKDDRKAMEEALIKDIPTMVNCLTKSGLDIPVDLDKLTPQLQAA
- the LOC133892317 gene encoding protein GAMETE EXPRESSED 1-like isoform X2, which codes for MRSTGLRLAVILVMLCCATNAFSWSLFSSASKKTSHGGAATPQLGGATVADFSIEGAKEDPRGARLLENARLRIAGPATCWSEAYGRLFASCADIMADKERQSRLAWHLSGCFQEDSGRPPLPPCDERSAMVHCRKRLTDSEGKVFLEFFLETNTLCHQLQAEAFKHSTERLVNDLSRSSKSAHEKLEVIEKRSDHLLQESENIRGSLSSITAQTDHLTAASKAVRAQIGDVLECSRAISEQSKEIAGAQAELKAGQAEMRGAVEAGMARVVESYRSLGSGMDKLREDAVGVERGIRAVGDAMSSKMDGLQRTADDIGSVAGRSLENQMQLLDGQAKAMRGLNDLYSLQAQALEESSEAIQKLAHFGQQQQEELLARQEEIRHAHDHLIQNSHSILEAQEEFRAKQANIFAALDKLYVLHNAILVESRFIKAFFFYCCIAFLIYVLTSAKQTFDIRGQLYFGLCVTIMLEIGVIKLGTDDFSCCQYWIVSKVLLLRSAFLAAAVVQILHSIFTYKDYDVLNHQLLQTLVEKVQAIEGNAGGGDEMYDPYSSGSDGSLGDYSWVFDELQDEVDSKFDPDFMLTQGIHLKNRILTEEIGENSITTSDSRRYNLLPRIRPR
- the LOC133892317 gene encoding protein GAMETE EXPRESSED 1-like isoform X1; translated protein: MRSTGLRLAVILVMLCCATNAFSWSLFSSASKKTSHGGAATPQLGGATVADFSIEGAKEDPRGARLLENARLRIAGPATCWSEAYGRLFASCADIMADKERQSRLAWHLSGCFQEDSGRPPLPPCDERSAMVHCRKRLTDSEGKVFLEFFLETNTLCHQLQAEAFKHSTERLVNDLSRSSKSAHEKLEVIEKRSDHLLQESENIRGSLSSITAQTDHLTAASKAVRAQIGDVLECSRAISEQSKEIAGAQAELKAGQAEMRGAVEAGMARVVESYRSLGSGMDKLREDAVGVERGIRAVGDAMSSKMDGLQRTADDIGSVAGRSLENQMQLLDGQAKAMRGLNDLYSLQAQALEESSEAIQKLAHFGQQQQEELLARQEEIRHAHDHLIQNSHSILEAQVLFTFYSIKTKNSQCCTSSSYAGLLCYTQEEFRAKQANIFAALDKLYVLHNAILVESRFIKAFFFYCCIAFLIYVLTSAKQTFDIRGQLYFGLCVTIMLEIGVIKLGTDDFSCCQYWIVSKVLLLRSAFLAAAVVQILHSIFTYKDYDVLNHQLLQTLVEKVQAIEGNAGGGDEMYDPYSSGSDGSLGDYSWVFDELQDEVDSKFDPDFMLTQGIHLKNRILTEEIGENSITTSDSRRYNLLPRIRPR